Part of the Halopenitus persicus genome is shown below.
CCTACCGCGACGACTGACGCCGCCGACTACTCCTCCATCTTGGACGGTTCCTGCACGTCCAGATCGTCGAACTCGACACCATCCGTAATCTCCGCGAGACGCTTCATATTCCGCTTGTACGCCGAGCGCGCGTAGAACCCGCTACCAGCACCACTCCCACTCAGCGGCTCTCCACCCTCGGCCCTGATGGCCGCCTGCGCCACCTCGTACACGCCAACAGCCTCATCCTCCATATCGTTGTCACCGTACGGCATCGCGCCCTTCTGAAGGAACGTCTGGGCACGGTCGCGGACGCGTTCGACGGCCTCCTCGCCCCACGGCTCCGCCGCCTCCACAGCGTCCTCGAGGACGTAGAGGGAATCCGCATCCATCTCGCCCATGCGCTCAACCATCTCTGCCTTCGAGTCGATCTCGGTGACGGACTTCATTTCCGACATTGCATCTGATTCGGTGGACGCTGGTTGCTTATAAACGGTTGCGTTCAAACCTGCCGACGGCTCCGCGAGAAGTGGAACGGGCGGTGAGGGATTCGAACCCCCGGTTTTCTGCTCCGAAGGCAGATGCCTTGTCCGGGCTAGGCTAACCGCCCTGCATCAGGCGCCTCTTGCCGAGGAACCAATACCGTTCTGGTTCGCCGGCCGGCATTTATTATCCATCCGCGTGTTGGCTCCTCCAACCGCCGGACGGGATGGTGCCGCGTCAGCCCGGACGTTGGAATGCACACCCAGAGACCCGCCGAGATCACCGGCATCCCGACGCCCTCGGGTGGCTTCGGAGTAAATTTCGAGGGTATGGGCGCTGGAGGATTTGAACCCCCGACAACTTGGTCCGAAGCCAAGCACTCTGTCCAAACTGAGCTAAGCGCCCTCGCTTATCGGTTGTCGAGTCCTCCCTTTAAGTCTCGCGATTCGGAGCGCCGCCTCGCCGATCGAACCGCCACGTTTTTTGACCACTCGCGGAAGGTGCGGGTATGTCGATGCGTCGGCGCGTCCGGGGGGCGATCGAACTCACGCGGCCGTTGAACGCCATCTCAGCGGGGGTGTTGACGGGTACCGGTGCCTACGTCGCCGGCGGGGCGGTTCGGGGTGCCGACGCGGGCGTGGTTCTGGCGGCGGTCGTGGCGACCGTGCTGGCGACGGGCGCCGGAAACGCGGTGAACGACTACTTCGACCGGGAGATCGACCGCGTGAATCGCCCGGACCGACCGATCCCGCGGGGCGCGATCTCCCCGCGGGGGGCGCTGGCGTTCAGCCTGCTGCTGTTCGCGGGGGCCGTCGTCGCGGCACTGGCGCTCCCGCTCGCAGCGATCGCGTTGGCCGTGTTCAACCTCATCCTGCTCGTGGCCTACACGGAGCTGTTCAAGGGACTACCGGGAGTCGGAAACGTCGTCGTCGGGTTTCTGACCGGATCGACGTTCCTCTTCGGCGGCGCGGCGGTCGGCCGTCCCCTCGGTGCGGGCGTCCTGTTCGCGCTTGCGGCGGTCGCGACGGTTACCCGGGAGATCGTCAAGGACGTCGAGGACGTCGCCGGCGACCGTGAGGAGGGCCTCAACACGCTCCCGATCGCGATCGGGGAGCGACGCTCGCTGCGGATCGGGGTCGCGCTCCTCGTCGCCGCGGTTCTCGCCAGCACCGGGCCATACCTGTGGGGAAGCTTCGGAACGGCGTATCTGGTTCTCATCGTTCCCGCGGACGCGCTTATGCTCGTCAGCGCCGTCCAGGCGTTCCGTGATCCGGGTACCGCCCAACGCCGGATAAAGGTCGGAATGCTGCTCGCCGTCGTCGCGTTCATCGTCGGGCGTGCGGCTCCTGTCGGGTGAGTTCGACCGACGGTGCTCCGATCGGAAGTGTGGACCGCCGCCCTTCGGCGAGGTCTTGACCGAATCGCCGCCGACATACGATAATCAAAAAGAATAATATCCGCACCGCACATCGTTGTGACACCCGATGATACCCGGCAGGACGGTCGATCAGTCGGTCGATCGATCGTTGCTGGTTGGTGCGGGACCGATGAGGACCACAGATGTATGACCTCCGCCCCCATTTCGAGACGGCGGTCGACCCGGGAACGAACCTTCTGCTCAGCGGACCGGCGTTGACCGGCAAGCGGAGCCTCGCGCTCGACGTTCTCGCCGACGGCGTCGAGGAGGGAGACGCGGCGATCATCGTCACCACGAAGGACAACGGTGACCGCGTTCTCGAGTCGTTCGGCGAGCGCGTCGACTACGCGGACCGACCGGTGGCGGTCGTCGACTGCGTGACCCGTCAGCAGGGGGTCGGCGACGCCCGGGACGACGATCGGATCAAATACACCTCCTCCCCGGTCGACATGACCGGGATCGGGATCAAGCTCTCGGAGTTCCTGGAGGAGTTCTACGGCACGCGCGGGATCGAGCGCAACCGCATCATGGTCCACTCGCTGTCGACGCTGTTGATGTACGCCGAGTTACAGACCGTCTTCCGGTTCCTCCACGTCTTTACCGGCCGCGTCCAAAGCGTCGGCGGGTTCGGCCTCTTCTGTATCGACTCCACCGCACACGACGACCAGACGATGAACACGCTCAAGCAGCTCTTCGACGGGATCATCACCACCAGCGAGGGCGCCGAACCGACGATCCGACTCGGGAAGTGACCGAGCCGGAACTGACCGAGCCGGAACTGACCGAGCCGGAACTGACCGAGCCGGAACTGACCGAGCCGGAACTGACCGAGCCGGAACTGACCGACTCGAAACTTGCTGACTCGGGACGCGGCTCTGGAGAACGGGTCGGCTAGAGGACCGCCGCGGCGCCGCTGAAGAGCCCGATCGTGACCAGCAGTCGGCCGAGGCTGCCGAGGAACGTCGCGATCGCGAACTTGACGTAATCCTCCTCCAGCACCGCGAAGGCGTAGATCGAGATCGTGTCCGGGAAGAAGGGAACCGACAACGCGAGCGCCAGGCCACCGTAGCCGTACCGCTTTGCGAGCTGCACCGAGCGTTTCTCCGACCATGCGAGAACGTCCCAGCGGGACCGTCGCAGCCAGCGCACGATCGGTCCCGACTGCTTGACCTCCTGTCCGAGATGGAACGCGAAGACGCTGCCGGCGGCCTTGCCGACCGCGCTGACGAGCATGATGCCGGCGAGGTTCCCCCAGGCCGGCCCACCGAGGTCGATCGGTGCAACGAGCACCACCTCGCTCGGGCCAGGCAGAACGAACGCGATCAGAAACGAGTAGACGAAGACGATCCCCAACCCGGGCCATCCGGTCGCCGACTCGACGAGCGCCTCGGCGCTCTCGGCGAGCGGCAGCGAGGACAGCGAGACCAGCGTGGGTGGCGAGACGGCGAGAAGGGCAGGGAGGTCCACCATACCGAGGGGACGAGCGTCACCGAATTGAACCTTCCGTGTTGGGACGACCGGGGTCCGTGTCGAGGAGGCGGTCTCGGTCGGGACGCACGGACCCGTGATCGCGGACGCACGTCATCAACCGGGATCGCGGACGCGCGTCACTGCCCCCAGGTCCACTTGGCGTCGAGCACGAACCGGTAGATCCCGCTGATGCCGATCGCGATCGCGTTGGCGACCAGATACGGGATTCCGGCCCACTCGACGAACCCGAACAGGACGCCCAGCTGGATCGGGATCGCCGACCCGCGGACGACGTTCGTCTTCACCAGCCCGGAGAGGAACTCGGCGGTGCCGGTGTTGCTTGCCGCCTCGAAGGTCCAGGCGTTGTTGACCCCGTACTGGAGAACGATCGTGATCTCGATGGCGATCGTCGCTCCGAGCAGGTAATACAGGCCCGCAAGATCCACGAACGCCCACAGCAGTACCATCTGGATGCCCGCGGCCACGGCCCCGACGATGACGAACCGGCGCAACTGGAGCGCGACCGGGCCGCTGTGGAGGTTTCGGATGAACGACCGGATCATCTACCGGTAGCCGAGCGCCGAGAGGCGTGCCTCGAGGTCCTCGTCGACGTCCTCGTCTCCGTCCCCGTCCGTCTCGTCGGCGGACCGCGCCGCGTCGCGTTTCCGAAGCATCGCCGCGTGGTCGGCGACGATCGTCGCGAATCGGTCCATCGCCTCACGGTCAGCCGCGCTCGGGTCGGCGGACAGGTCCGTCTGCTGGGTCGGGTCGGTCCGGCGGGCGTAGAGCTCGACCGTTCCGGTATCCACGTTCTCGATGTAGGTCCGGTCGCGGTCGCGGACGCTGACGAGCAGGTCGCCGTCGGACAGCGACCGCGGAATGGGTTGGGCGGTCACCTCCTCTCCCCGGACGGTCACCGAGACGACCGGCTCGGCTGCCGGTTCCTCGCCGTCCCGGACCGACCCGACCAGCGACTCGCCGGTCCACTCCGACGGTGCATCGACGCCGAAGAGGTCGGCCACCGTCGGCGGTATCGCGTCGAGCCCGACCTGACCCTCGATCCGCCGGCCCGAGGCGCCGGGCGCGTTGACGATGAGGGGAACGTGAATGAGCTCGTCGTAGAGCTTCGGGTAGTGGGCGAGATGGCCGTGTTCCTGGAACTCCTCGCCGTGGTCGCCCGCGAGGACGATCGCCGTCTCGTCGGCGACCCCGGCCCCGGAAAGCGTCTCGAGCAGGCGGCCGATGCTCGCGTCGACCTGCCGGACCGCGGCCTGATAGAGGGTTCGGAGCTCCCGCAGGGTCCGGTCGCCGACCTCCCAGCCGAGCCCGGTCCGCGTGTGTGCGTGGATCATCCGGTGGGTGCCGACGAGCCCGTCGGAGACCTCGCGAATGTACCGCGGCGCCGGGACGTACGGCGTGTGCGTGTCCATGTAGTGGATCCACAGGAAGAAGGGCGCGTCCGTGTCCTCGATGAACTCGGTGGCGGCGTGCTCGACGTCGAACATCCGGGAGGTATCGAGGAACGGCCGGTCGTCCGTATCGCCGCGGACCCACGATCCGAGCCGCCTGACCGGCGCGGTCGCGAGCTGGATCCAGGCCTCGACGGTGGGATGGGTCGCCAGGTACCGGCTGTAGATGCTCGAACCGACGCTGGCGACGAAGGGCTCGAACGCGTCGAACCCGTGGTCGTAGTCCCAGTGGGAGGTGAGAAAGCCGTTCGCGGCGTTGAATCCGCCGGTCGCGACGTCGGCGTCCGAGAGGACTCCGGCGAGCGTCGGGACTCCCGAGACGCCGATGCGTCCGGTGTCGGCGAAGACGGGTCTGGAGGCGAGGATCGAGGGGAACGAGAAGGGCGTCCAGTTGCCGGTGGCGAACGCTCGATCGAAGACCGTCCCGTCATCGGCGAGCGTCTCCATCACCGGCGTGTGGCGGCTCGCGTCGTAGGGGCCGATCGCGTCGGCACGCAGCGAGTCGACCGTGATGAGCACGACGTTGGATGGCGATGTGTTCGATCCCATACTCGGCTGGCGGTGGTGTGATACTCGATCCGGGCCGTCGAGTGGCGGCGGGAGCTCGGGACCGGGTCGGTTGTAACCCCGACCGACGCACGTCCCGGCGCCCCCACGATGGTAACTAGACGGTTAGTTGCGGTCTTTATACTTTCGATACCGTCGACGCCGAACGTGGATGCCGATCGATCGGTCGCCGACTCCGTGTCGTTCGGTTCTGATTAACCGGTTAGTCATTTTCGAACCACCGTGTCAACGTACTCCTCGACGGCCCGTCGCGCGGTCTCGAGGGCGGTCCGCTCGTCGAGCACGACCGCGCGCGTTCGGGCGCCGTCGACCACGGTCAACAGGGTGCGTGCGGTGTGTTCCGGGTCGACGTCCCTGAAGACGCGCTCCTCGATGCCGCGGCTGATCACCGTCTCGAGCAGGTAACGGATGTACTCGTCGTTCTGTTGGAACCGCTCGCGAAACGTCTCGTTGTACGGCGCCTGGCTCCGCATCTCGAGCATCGCGACCAGGAGTCCGTGGTGGTCACCGGGTTCGACGATCAACTGGTCGAGGAGGAGCCGCAGCCGCCGTTCCGGATCGGTCGTCTCGACCTCGTGAACCGCCTCGCGGAAGCGCTCGAGCAGGAAATCCAGAAACGCAGCCAGCAGGTCCTCCTTGGTATCGTAGTGGTAGTGGATCGCGGCCGTCGATTTGCCGTACTCGTCGGCGATCCGCTGCATCGTGAGCCCCGCGTAGCCGTGCTCGTGGAGGGCGCGGTAGGTGGCGCGCATGATCGCCTCGTCGATCTCCGAGGTCCGTCGATCCGGCGGCTCCGCCATACCTCAATTCGCTCGTTCCGTATTCATAACTGTTGTGACCACTCCCGAAAACGTAACCGAGCCGTTAGTCAGGGTCGGCCGCTTCGTCGACCCCCGTCGCCTGCTCCTCGGCTGTGGTCCGCCTGAACACGCCGGTATGGCCGACGTTCGTGTGATGGTCGAGCAGCGGCGTTCGTCACGGTGACCGTTTCACAACCCTTTTGACTGACCAGTCAGTAAATACGATAGTACTCGCGAGATCCCTCCTTCCAGATCGCCGACCGTCGTGGTTCGGTGTGGTTCGGATTCACGGCTGGTCGGAAGTCGGCGGATATCGGACGGCCCGACGCCGATCGCGGAGTCGGAGGGACCGAGGTGACGATGTTCACAGGGACGATACGACACGCCATCACCGAACGATCGACGGAGCGCACGACGAGGAGTCGGCCGAATTTCCGACCCCCTCGACGAAACGGGGCACGGTCCGCGGGGTGGCGCTGATGGGGATCCGGTCGACCATCGATTCTCTGTTCAAAGGCCCCGACGATCTGGACCTCACCGCCGGCGGGATCGGGTGGCCGCTGTTCTACCTCTCGCTGCCGATCGTGGTGATGAACCTCTTCCAGACCGCCTACAACCTGGCGGATACCTTCTGGCTCGGGCAGTTCGACACGACCGCGCTCGCGGCGATCAGTTTCGCGTTCCCGATGGTCTTCCTGCTCATCTCGCTGGCGCTCGGGGTCTCGGTGGCCGGGAGCGTGCTGGTCGCCCAACACGTCGGTGCGGGTCGGACCGATCGGGCCGAGTACGCGGCCTCACAGACGATGAGCTACGCCGTGATCGCGTCGGTGATCCTCGGTGCCGTCGGGGTCCTGTTCGTCGACGAGTTCCTCGTGTTGTTGGGCGCGAGCGACGCGATCGCCCCGCTCGTGGAGTCGTACATGCGCGTCTTCTCCGCCGGGCTCGTCTTCGTCTTCGGCTTCGCGGTCTTCATCGCGCTGATGCGCGGCTACGGCGACACCGTGACGCCGATGTACGTGATGGCCGGATCGGTCGTCCTCAACGTCGTGCTCGACCCGATCCTCATCTTCGGATTCACCGGGAACCCGCTGTTCGAGGCGCTCGGCGCCGACGGGATCCAGGCGTGGCTGTTCGCGGCCACCGGGTACACCGGCTCCGGGATCGAGGGGGCCGCGATCGCGACGGTGTTCTCGCGTGCGCTCGCGCTGGTGGTCGGGTTGGTCATCATGTTCGGCGGGACTCGCGGCGTACGGATCCGGCTCGGACAGATGGTTCCCGACCGTGCGTTCGCGCGCAAGGTGTTCGACATCGGCCTTCCGGCCTCCGTCGAGGGGACTTCGCGGGCGCTGTCGATCAACCTGCTGCTGTTCGTCATCGCTGCGTTCCCCGAGACGATCGTGGCGGCGTACGGCATCGGAACGCGGATCTTCTCGGTCGTGTTCCTGCCGGCGCTCGCGGTCTCACAGGGCATCGAGACGATGACCGGACAGAACATCGGGGCGGACAAGCCGGACCGAGCGGCGGCGACGAACCACTTCGGCGCGCGGGCGATGCTGTACATCCTGACCGGCGTCGGCGTGATCACCCTGTTCGCGGCCCGGCCGATCGCCGCGATCTTCACGAACGACCCCGCCGTCATCGCCGAGAGCGCGTCGTTCCTCCGGTACGCCGCGCTCACCTTCGGGTTCATCGGCGTGATGCGAGCCTACACGGGCGGGTTCCGCGGCGCCGGCAAGACGCTCATCGCGGCGGTAGTGTCCGTGGTGACCCTCGGGTTCGTCCGGCTGCCGGTCGCGTGGATCGGCGCGACGGTGGTCGGTTCCGCCGGGATCTGGGCCTCCTTCGCCGTCTCGAACGTCGTCGGCGGGATCATCGCGTACCTCTGGTTCCGCCGTGACACCTGGCGGGACGGCACGCTCACCGACCGGGACGTCGGCGGCGACGCGGCGACCGACATCGACTCGGCGACCGACGTGGAACCGACGACCGACTGAGCCGACGACCGACCGGGACGACGCTTCAGCCAGTCGGATCTCCCAGCCGGTCGTTCCGGTTCGCGTGGCTTTATGGCCCGTCGTTCCCAACGATCGGCGATGGCAGACGTACTCGTTATCGGTGGCGGACCGGCCGGACTGACCGCGGCGCTGTTCGCCGCGAAGAACGGACTCGAGGCCGCCGTCTTCGACACCGACGGGACCTGGATGCACAAGGCACACCTCTTCAACTATCCCGGGATCGGCTCGATCGACGGGTCGGTCTACATCGAGACGCTCCGCGATCAGGCCGCCGACTTCGGCGTCGAGCGCCACCAGGGAACCGAGGTGACGGGCGTCTCGGGAGACGGCGACGGCTTCGTCGTCACCGCCGGTGAGGAGGACCACGAGGCCGACTACGTGGTGCTGGCGACCGGCGCGAACCGCGACCTGGCCGAGTCGCTCGGCTGTGAGTTCGACGGCGACGTCGTCGACGTGGACGTGACGATGGAGACCTCCGTCGAGAACGCCTACGCGACCGGCGCGATGGTCCGCGCCGAGGAGTGGCAGGCGGTCATCTCCGCCGGCGACGGCGCGGCCGCCGCGCTCAACATCCTCAGCGAGGAGCAGGGCGAACACTACCACGACTTCGACGTGCCGGCCGACGCGGACGAGATCTTCGGCTCGCTCGTCGAGGAGTAGCGCGGCGAACGCCCGGCGACGGCTGACGGATCGGACGCACCCTTCTTCGTGCCGAATCCGACCCACGGTCGGCGAGGTGATCGACCGATATCGACCGACCGCGTTCATCCCAATTCGTTATCAATTTCGATAATGTGAAGCCACGATTTATATAGTAGCACGGATTTCGTTCAAACGTCAGTTGCCGGGTGGGGACCGATCGCGTCACGCTCCGGCCAAGGTACACAACGATGAACTCACAATCACTCAAGACCCTGTTTACGGAGGATCGAGCGGTTTCACCGGTGATCGGTGTGATCCTGATGGTGGCTATCACGGTGATCCTGGCGGCGGTCATCGGCACGTTCGTCCTGGGGATGGGCGACGACCTGCAGAACAATCAGCCGACCGCCAGCTTTACGATGGACTTCGAGGCGAACGGCAACGCGACAGTCAGCCACGCCGGCGGCGACACGATTTCGGGGGAAGACACCGTGACGATTGCTGCGACCGGCTCTGGGCTTGATCTCGACCACGCCGACAGCGGTATTACCGATCCGGCAGGTGAATGGGACTCGGCTATCTCAGCCGGGGATTCGGTCAACATCGTTTCTGCCGATGGTGGCGCGTGGTCCGGCCAAACGGTCAGTGTGAACTGGGAGTCCGCCGACGGCAGCTCCTCCGCACAGCTCGGCTCACAACAGGCCCCTAACACCGCATAATTAAAATGAACGTTAAACGATTCCTCGACGACGACAGCGCCGTCTCGCCGGTGATCGGCGTGATCCTGATGGTGGCGATCACCGTCATTCTCGCCGCCGTCATCGGGACGTTCGTGCTGGGAATGGGCGACGACCTCCAGAACACCCAGCCCACCGCGAGCTTCAACTTCGACTTCGAAGCTGGAAACACGGGATCGGTTACGATCAGCCACGCCGGCGGAGACACGATCGACGGAACGAGTGACTCGGTTACGATCACGACGTCCGGAGGATCCAGTGATCTCGATGGTGAACCCGTATCATGGAATCAAGAGATCTCCGCGGGAACGTCGAAGAGCGTTTCACTCACGTCCGGCAATGACTGGAACGGCGAGACGGTCACAGTGAACTGGCAATCCGCCGACGGCAGCTCCTCCGCGACGCTCGGCTCGCAGACGGCGCCAACGCCGTAAGCGCTGTCGCGCCGGTTCTTTTTAAGTAGCCGTCGTTCGCCGTGAAATTACTTTTAAAGAAACGACGAAGCCGCGTCTGTTGCGACACTCCGTAACTCGGAGGCGTTGCTGTCGTCACTCCTGTCGCTCTCGATGCGCGGCGAGCCGTTGGTGCGCGTCCGCGATCCTCTCGACCGCGACGACGAATCGCCACAGGAAATACAGGAAAACGAGCCCGAGAACCGGGAGCAGCCCCAACAGGATCTGTCCGGCGATGACCACCGCGTATCCAATGATCAGTACCGCGAGGAGGGCGATGACGGGAAGCCACCGCTGCGAGTTCGGGGAGGGAGACCTATCTGACATGGGTCGTCGATCACGTGCGAACGATTATCAACTTTATGGGATTCACCCACATGGTATTGTGTCACTGTTGCATCACCACATCGGTTCCGCACCATCCGAACCGTACGGATAACGGGTGGTTGGGACCGGGAATCAACCGAGAGTGGTATGACATCTCAACACTCGAATATCGGGGATAGGGGAACCCATATGCCGTATCAGATATGATATTTTGAAGCATTGGTTTATATACCTTCGATGGGTACATTCACCTGTCAGCCGCTGGGAGGAGGGGCCAAGCAATATGGTCCGAACGTCCCAGGACTGCTTCCAAACCATGAACCTAGAAACACTCAAGACTCTGTTTACGGAGGATCGAGCCGTAAGCCCCGTTATCGGCGTAATTCTGATGGTGGCGATCACGGTGATCCTGGCGGCGGTCATCGGCACGTTCGTCCTGGGAATGGGCGACGACCTGCAGAACAACCAGCCGACCGCGAGCTTCAATATGGACTTCAACGACTCGGACGGCGTGACGATCAGCCATGCCGGCGGTGACACGATCGACGCAGACAGCGATACCGTTACCGTCTCTGCTGCCGGTGGAGGAGGCGCAACAATCAGCGACGGGAGCTGGACGGGGACGATCACCGCCGGAACCTCGGAGACGTTCGTGACTACCAGCCAAGACTGGTCCGAGGAGACCGTCTCCGTGAACTGGGAGTCCGCCAACGGCGACTCCTCGGCACAGCTCGCCTCGCGAACCGCGCCGAACAACGCCTAGGTCCCCTCCAATCCTCCCGGCTTCGATCCGGCACGGTGCCGGAGCGCTTTTTAAGTACCCGACCCTGCACTCGGTATGAGCGTCGACCGCATCCTTCTCACGAACGACGACGGGATCGACACCGTCGGATTTCGCGCGCTGTATGAGGCCCTCGAGCCGGCGTACGACGTCGTCGCCGTGGCCCCCGCCGCCGACCAGAGCGCGGTCGGCCGCTCGATCTCCCAGGACGTGGTCGTCCACGACCACGAGCTCGGCTACGCCGTCGAGGGCACGCCGGCCGACTGCGTCGTCGCCGGCCTCGGCGAGCTCGTCCACGACGCCGACGCGGTCGTCTCCGGCTGCAACAAGGGCGCGAACCTCGGCGAGTACGTCCTCGGCCGGTCCGGGACCGTCTCGGCCGCCGTGGAGGCCGCCTTCTTCGAGGTCCCCGCGATCGCGACCTCGATGTACGTGCCGGGCGGCGACGACTGGTGGGAGCTCGAGCCCGACCCGGAGCACTTCACCCACGCCGCCCACGTGACGCGATACCTCGTCGACAACGCGATCGACGCGGGGGTCTTCGATCACGCCGACTACCTCAACGTGAACGCCCCGATGGCCGACGGCGAGTCCGGACCGCCGCCGACCGAGCGCGCCGCCATCGCCGTCACCGAACCCTCGACGCTCTACGAGATGGACGCCGAGTGGGACGCCGAGACCGGCGACATCACGCTCCACGATCGGATCTGGGACCGAATGCGAACCGGGGACGTCCCCGACCCGGAGGGGACCGACCGCCGCGCGATCGTCGAGGGGCACGTCTCGGTCTCGCCGCTGTCGGTGCCGCACGCCTCCGAGCACCACGAGGCGCTCGACGGACTCGCAACGGCCTACGGCTCCGAAAACGGTCCCGAACCGATCGCCGACGCGGGATCCGGCGCCGGCGGCGACTGAGCGTCTCGGCGCGACCTATTCGTCGGCGCTGACGGTGACCTGCGCCTCGCGGATCACCGACTCGCCGAGCTCGTAGCCGGGCTGGAAGACCTCGGCGATCGTGCCGGCGGGCTGGTCGCTGTCGACCCGGAGCATCACCTGATGGCGGGTCGGGTCCACCTCGGTGCCCGGATCCGGCTCGATGGGCTCGACGTTCTCGTCGTCGAGCACCCGGTCGAACTCCTCGAGGGTGGACTCGACGCCCGGCCGGATGTCCGCGCCCTCCTCCTGCTCGAGCGCGCGCTGGAGGTTGTCCCGAACGGGCAGGATCCGCTCGATCAGGTCCTCGGCGGCGCGCTCCTTGATGGACTCCTGTTTCCGCTTCGCGCGCTGCTTGTAGTTCTGAAAGTCGGCCTGCTTGCGCTTGAGC
Proteins encoded:
- a CDS encoding type IV pilin, giving the protein MNVKRFLDDDSAVSPVIGVILMVAITVILAAVIGTFVLGMGDDLQNTQPTASFNFDFEAGNTGSVTISHAGGDTIDGTSDSVTITTSGGSSDLDGEPVSWNQEISAGTSKSVSLTSGNDWNGETVTVNWQSADGSSSATLGSQTAPTP
- a CDS encoding GtrA family protein; translated protein: MIRSFIRNLHSGPVALQLRRFVIVGAVAAGIQMVLLWAFVDLAGLYYLLGATIAIEITIVLQYGVNNAWTFEAASNTGTAEFLSGLVKTNVVRGSAIPIQLGVLFGFVEWAGIPYLVANAIAIGISGIYRFVLDAKWTWGQ
- a CDS encoding sulfatase; the encoded protein is MGSNTSPSNVVLITVDSLRADAIGPYDASRHTPVMETLADDGTVFDRAFATGNWTPFSFPSILASRPVFADTGRIGVSGVPTLAGVLSDADVATGGFNAANGFLTSHWDYDHGFDAFEPFVASVGSSIYSRYLATHPTVEAWIQLATAPVRRLGSWVRGDTDDRPFLDTSRMFDVEHAATEFIEDTDAPFFLWIHYMDTHTPYVPAPRYIREVSDGLVGTHRMIHAHTRTGLGWEVGDRTLRELRTLYQAAVRQVDASIGRLLETLSGAGVADETAIVLAGDHGEEFQEHGHLAHYPKLYDELIHVPLIVNAPGASGRRIEGQVGLDAIPPTVADLFGVDAPSEWTGESLVGSVRDGEEPAAEPVVSVTVRGEEVTAQPIPRSLSDGDLLVSVRDRDRTYIENVDTGTVELYARRTDPTQQTDLSADPSAADREAMDRFATIVADHAAMLRKRDAARSADETDGDGDEDVDEDLEARLSALGYR
- a CDS encoding type IV pilin; this encodes MNLETLKTLFTEDRAVSPVIGVILMVAITVILAAVIGTFVLGMGDDLQNNQPTASFNMDFNDSDGVTISHAGGDTIDADSDTVTVSAAGGGGATISDGSWTGTITAGTSETFVTTSQDWSEETVSVNWESANGDSSAQLASRTAPNNA
- a CDS encoding RAD55 family ATPase; amino-acid sequence: MYDLRPHFETAVDPGTNLLLSGPALTGKRSLALDVLADGVEEGDAAIIVTTKDNGDRVLESFGERVDYADRPVAVVDCVTRQQGVGDARDDDRIKYTSSPVDMTGIGIKLSEFLEEFYGTRGIERNRIMVHSLSTLLMYAELQTVFRFLHVFTGRVQSVGGFGLFCIDSTAHDDQTMNTLKQLFDGIITTSEGAEPTIRLGK
- a CDS encoding NAD(P)/FAD-dependent oxidoreductase encodes the protein MADVLVIGGGPAGLTAALFAAKNGLEAAVFDTDGTWMHKAHLFNYPGIGSIDGSVYIETLRDQAADFGVERHQGTEVTGVSGDGDGFVVTAGEEDHEADYVVLATGANRDLAESLGCEFDGDVVDVDVTMETSVENAYATGAMVRAEEWQAVISAGDGAAAALNILSEEQGEHYHDFDVPADADEIFGSLVEE
- a CDS encoding geranylgeranylglycerol-phosphate geranylgeranyltransferase, with protein sequence MSMRRRVRGAIELTRPLNAISAGVLTGTGAYVAGGAVRGADAGVVLAAVVATVLATGAGNAVNDYFDREIDRVNRPDRPIPRGAISPRGALAFSLLLFAGAVVAALALPLAAIALAVFNLILLVAYTELFKGLPGVGNVVVGFLTGSTFLFGGAAVGRPLGAGVLFALAAVATVTREIVKDVEDVAGDREEGLNTLPIAIGERRSLRIGVALLVAAVLASTGPYLWGSFGTAYLVLIVPADALMLVSAVQAFRDPGTAQRRIKVGMLLAVVAFIVGRAAPVG
- a CDS encoding type IV pilin, encoding MNSQSLKTLFTEDRAVSPVIGVILMVAITVILAAVIGTFVLGMGDDLQNNQPTASFTMDFEANGNATVSHAGGDTISGEDTVTIAATGSGLDLDHADSGITDPAGEWDSAISAGDSVNIVSADGGAWSGQTVSVNWESADGSSSAQLGSQQAPNTA
- a CDS encoding MATE family efflux transporter — protein: MGIRSTIDSLFKGPDDLDLTAGGIGWPLFYLSLPIVVMNLFQTAYNLADTFWLGQFDTTALAAISFAFPMVFLLISLALGVSVAGSVLVAQHVGAGRTDRAEYAASQTMSYAVIASVILGAVGVLFVDEFLVLLGASDAIAPLVESYMRVFSAGLVFVFGFAVFIALMRGYGDTVTPMYVMAGSVVLNVVLDPILIFGFTGNPLFEALGADGIQAWLFAATGYTGSGIEGAAIATVFSRALALVVGLVIMFGGTRGVRIRLGQMVPDRAFARKVFDIGLPASVEGTSRALSINLLLFVIAAFPETIVAAYGIGTRIFSVVFLPALAVSQGIETMTGQNIGADKPDRAAATNHFGARAMLYILTGVGVITLFAARPIAAIFTNDPAVIAESASFLRYAALTFGFIGVMRAYTGGFRGAGKTLIAAVVSVVTLGFVRLPVAWIGATVVGSAGIWASFAVSNVVGGIIAYLWFRRDTWRDGTLTDRDVGGDAATDIDSATDVEPTTD
- the surE gene encoding 5'/3'-nucleotidase SurE; this translates as MSVDRILLTNDDGIDTVGFRALYEALEPAYDVVAVAPAADQSAVGRSISQDVVVHDHELGYAVEGTPADCVVAGLGELVHDADAVVSGCNKGANLGEYVLGRSGTVSAAVEAAFFEVPAIATSMYVPGGDDWWELEPDPEHFTHAAHVTRYLVDNAIDAGVFDHADYLNVNAPMADGESGPPPTERAAIAVTEPSTLYEMDAEWDAETGDITLHDRIWDRMRTGDVPDPEGTDRRAIVEGHVSVSPLSVPHASEHHEALDGLATAYGSENGPEPIADAGSGAGGD
- a CDS encoding TetR family transcriptional regulator C-terminal domain-containing protein, yielding MAEPPDRRTSEIDEAIMRATYRALHEHGYAGLTMQRIADEYGKSTAAIHYHYDTKEDLLAAFLDFLLERFREAVHEVETTDPERRLRLLLDQLIVEPGDHHGLLVAMLEMRSQAPYNETFRERFQQNDEYIRYLLETVISRGIEERVFRDVDPEHTARTLLTVVDGARTRAVVLDERTALETARRAVEEYVDTVVRK
- a CDS encoding YqaA family protein; this encodes MVDLPALLAVSPPTLVSLSSLPLAESAEALVESATGWPGLGIVFVYSFLIAFVLPGPSEVVLVAPIDLGGPAWGNLAGIMLVSAVGKAAGSVFAFHLGQEVKQSGPIVRWLRRSRWDVLAWSEKRSVQLAKRYGYGGLALALSVPFFPDTISIYAFAVLEEDYVKFAIATFLGSLGRLLVTIGLFSGAAAVL